GGTGTGTCCTCCGGAGGCGAGGAGCAGCAGATAGGGAAAGCCGACCGAATCGGTCAGCCGGGCGGTGAGCGCGTGGCCTTCCAGATGGTTGACGGCGATGAGGGGCTTGCCCGCGACGAGTGCCAGCGCCTTCGCCGCAGTCAGGCCCACGATGACCCCGCCGATCAGCCCAGGGCCTGCCGCCGCGGCGATGCCGTCCATGTCCGAGAGTTCGAGGCCGGCCCGCGCCAGGGCTCGCGCCACGAGGAGATCGAGCGCCTCCACATGGGCCCGGGCGGCGATTTCCGGCACCACGCCTCCATAGGCGGCATGCTCGGCAATCTGGCTGAGAACTTCATTGGCGAGGATATGGCCACGTCCATCGCCGTCGCAGGAGACGACGGCCGCCGCCGTCTCATCGCAAGTGGTCTCCAAACCGAGTATACGCATGGTCACCAAAGCGGGCCGGTATCCCGCGACGTTGTTTCGGAATTGTTCTGGAACCACCTATAGTCCGAGCGGCGATCCTTCGCCATCTAAAGTCTTACACCTAGAGTTCGCCTGGCCTCGCAGGACCAGGGCCCACGGAGTGCGTTGCAGTGTCGATCATTTTTCCCGAGCGCATGGTCATCGGAACCCGCGCCAGCCCGCTCGCCCTCGCCCAGGCCGAGGAGACGCGAGCGCGGCTTGTCGCGGCGGCCGGCCTCGCGCCGGAAGCCTTGCCGTTGCTGCCGCTGACCACCACGGGGGACAAGATCCAGGACCGCGCTCTGTCCGAGGCCGGCGGCAAGGGGCTTTTCACAAAGGAGCTCGATGCCGCGCTCTTCGCGGGTTCAGCCGACCTGACGGTGCATTCGGCCAAGGATCTGCCGACCGAGCTGCCGGAGGGCCTCGTGATCGCCGGCTATCTGCCGCGTGAGGATGTGCGGGACGTCTTCATCAGCCGCCGCGCCGACAGTCTGATGAGCTTGCCGGTGGGGGCGGTGGTCGGCAGCGCTTCTCTGCGGCGGCAGGCGCAGATCCTGCGCGCTCGCCCTGATCTCAAGGTAACACTGCTGCGTGGCAATGTCGCAACGCGGCTTGCGCGCCTCGACGAGGGCCGTGTCGACGCCACTCTCCTGGCCCTCGCCGGATTGAAGCGGCTCGGCAAGGTGGATGTCGCCACGGCTATCCTCGATACGGATGATTTTCTGCCCGCCGTCGGGCAGGGCGCCATCGCGCTCGTGGCGCGGGCCGGCGACGCGGCGGTGCTCGCCGCGGCGGCAACAATCGCCGATCACGACACCGGGGTGGCGCTCACCGCCGAGCGCGCGTTCCTCAAGGTGCTGGACGGCTCTTGCCGCACGCCGATCGCGGGCCACGCGACAGTGGACGGCGGGCGCTTGCGCTTTCGTGGGCTGTTGCTGGCGCCTGACGGCAGCCGCTTCGTTGCTGTCGCGCGCGAAGGAGACATCAGGGAGGCGGCTGCTCTCGGCGAGGAGGCGGGCCGAGCGGTCATCGCTGAGGCCGGCCCGGACCTTCTGCGCGGGTGAGCAAGGGGCGGCCATGCGTATTCTTGTCTTTCGTCCCCAGGCTGCCGCCGAACGCACCGCGGCGCGCCTTTCCCTCCTCGGTCATGAGGCGGTGCTGACGCCGGCGACCCGCATCGTTCCCGTTGATACACCACGGCCGGAGGGACCTTTCGCAGCGATCGTGGTGGGAAGCGCGAATAGTTTCGTCATCGCGGCGGACGATATGATTCGCGCCGTGCCCGTCATCGCGGTGGGAGAGCGCACGGCGGAGGTGGCGCGGGCGCGCGGCTTCACGGATGTGGAAAGCGCTGATGGCGATCGGATCGCCATGGCGGCGCTCGCCCGGCGGCGGTTTCCGGCGGGTGGTCGCGCCCTCGTTCTGCAGGGGCGCGATCACAAAGCCGACACAATGGCGCTCCTGGCTGACGCCGGCCTGACGCCCGTCAGCTGGATCGTCTATGCGGCTGCGGCCGTGGAAGCCCTGACTAGCGAGGCCGAGGAGGCCCTTCACCGGGAACAGATCGACGCGGTTCTCCATTACTCGCGCAGGAGTGCAGAGGTGGCGCTTTCCCTTGTAGATCGTGCCCATCTTGGGCGACCATTTTTCGCAGCCCGTCAGGTGTGTCTGTCGCCTGATGTGGCAGAGCCATTGCGCAGGGCGGGCGCGCAACAGATCGTGGTGGCCGTCGCGCCACGGGAGGAGGCCTTGCTCGCGGCGTTGAGTGAGGCTTGAGGCTCGCCACCGGCGCCGCACAGGTGGTATGACGCAGGGATGAACCGACAGCGAGGCGCATTGATTCACGGGGAGCAGCCAGAATGACCGATGACACGGCCATGACCCCTCCGCCCAAGCCGGGCCGGGGCAAGCTGCGGCGCAACCCCACCACACTGGATCTGACCGCCTCGCCCGCTCCCGCTCCTGATAGGGATCAGGCGGTGAAGCCCACGGACGAGGTTGGCGGTGCATCGGACGCGAGCCAGCCATCGATGCAAGACGCTCCCATCGAAGCCGCAGCGAGGCCCTCCGCCGTGGAAGCGGAACCCGCTCGTCCAGCTGGCGAGAGCAGCGGAACTGAGGGTTTCATGGAACGGCCGAATGAAGGCGCGGGCAGCGAAAAGGACAGCATCGACGAAACGTCGGCGGCCGATATGCAGGATGACGGAGCCAACCGCCTGCGCGCGGCGGCCTCTGGCATTCCACCATCGGGAATTGCATCGAACCCAGCCGGCCCTGGCAGCTCATCCTCGCCGCCGCAGCCCCCGCCCGAGTCGTCAGTCTCGGTGAAGGCACTGGCGCTTGCAGCTATTGCGGGCGCCATTGCGGGCGGGTTGGTCAGCTTTCTGCTGATGCCGACCTCAACGCCGGTCGACGAGACCGCCTCGCGTCTCATGGCGCTGGAACGCCGGGTTGCAGCGTTGCCTGCGGCTCTGCCCCAGGACGACGTGAAGGCCCTTGCGACCCGCGTCCAAGGGCTTTCTGAAGAGGTCGCTGGGCTCGGACGTGATGTGGCAGCGGCGGCCGCCACTGCGGATCAGGCCGCCAGCCGCGCCGCAGCCTTGGAGAAGGCTCCCCAGCCAGCACCGGCGCAGCCATCTGTCCCACCGCAGGTCGTTCAGGCGCAGGAGCAGCGCCTGAACGCGCTCGAAGGTGCCATTGACCGTCTCGACCCCGCGCGCCTGGCAGCGGCCACATCGGACGCTTCGACCCGTGCTGGCCGCGTGGCGACGCTGGCTGCCCGGGCTGTCCTCGCCGAGGATCTGCTCGGCCGGATCCGGCGCGGCGAGCCTCTCTCGCAGACGGTTGATCGCTTGGCTGCACTTGGGGTCCCGGAGCAAAAGCTCGCTCCGTTGCGCCAGGCGTCGGGTGCTGCCGTGGCGAGCCTGTCCACGCTGCGCGCAGAGTTCGAGGACTTGGAAGATCGGCTGGCACAATCCCAGGAGGCCCAGCCCGAGGACTTTACCAGTCGTGCGCTCGCCAGCATCAACCGCCTCGTTCGGATACGCACTGTCGGCGGCGATGCGGTGACGGACGGCGTGGCTGCGGTGAATACGGCCCTCGCGCGCGGCGATGGCGCGGCTGCGCTGACCGCCTGGCAGGCCCTGCCGGAAAGCGCCCGCAAGACCTCCGCACCGTGGGGGGCGGCGCTGGAGCGCCACGTGGCGGCGGAAGGTGCCGCTCAGACGCTCTCCGACGAGACCGTTACGGCTCTGGCCGGCGAGGCCACCGGCGCCGGCACGGGGGCGCGGCCATGATCAGGGTCCTCGCTTTCCTTGCATTGCTCGCGCTAGTCGCCCTCGGCGCCTCGTGGCTTGCCGATCGCCCCGGCGAGGTCGCCGTGATCTGGCAAGGCTATCGCATCGAGACATCGGTCGCGGTGCTCCTGGCGGCTGTGCTCGCGCTTGCCTTTCTGCTGGTGTGCCTGTGGTCGCTGTTGCACCTCGTTCTGCGGCTTCCGAGCGTCATGAGTTTTGCCTCGCGGGCACGACGGCGCAATCGAGGCTACGTAGCGGTTTCGCGCGGCATGGTGGCGGTTGGAGCTGGCGATCCGCTCGCCGCCCGGCGCCACGCCAGTGACGCGGAGCGCTGGCTCGGACGGGAGCCGCTGACCCTGCTCCTGAAGGCCCAGGCCGCGCAGATCTCCGGCGATCGCACGGGCGCGGAGGCGACCTTCACCGATATGCTCGACGATGCCGAAACGCGGGTTCTCGGCCTGCGCGGACTGTTCGTCGAGGCGCGGCGCAAGGGCGATGCGGTCGCCGCGCGCGCCTATGTGACGAAGGCTGTAGAACTCGCTCCGGGCGTTGCTTGGGCCAGCGAGGCCATGCTCGAGTTCCAGTCGGCTGAGCGGGACTGGCGGGGAGCGCTCGCCAAGCTCGAACAGCGTGTCGCCTTGCGAACCATTGACAAGGGCACAGCCAAGCGACAGCGCGCCGTGTTGCTGACAGCCGACGCGCTGGACCGAGCCGACAAGGAGCCGGAAGCGGCACTCGCGGCCGCGCAGGCGGCCGTGAAGCTCGCGCCAGATCTCGTGCCGGCCTCAGCCTTGGCCGGCCGTCTCCTCGCTGCCAGCGGCAAACTCCGGAAGGCGGCCAAGGTTCTGGAAGCAAGCTGGAAGATCGATCCGCATCCCGACATCGCGGCCGCTTATCTTGATATACGTCACGGCGATTCGACCCATGACCGTCTGGCTCGCGCCGAGACGCTCGCCAAGCTCAAGCCGCGCCATCCGGAATCGACGCTCGCCGTCGCCGAGGCCGCGATTGCCGCGCATGAATATGCCAGGGCAAAACAGGCGCTGGCCCCGCTCCTTGCCGAGCGGCCGACCGTGCGCGCCTGCCTTTTGATGGCGGATATCGAGGAAGCGGAGCACGGCGCTTCGGCTGCGCTCCGTCAATGGCTCGGCAAGGCGGCACGCGCGCCGCGTGACGCGACGTGGATGGCCGATGGTGTCACTTCAGACCATTGGGAGCCGGTGTCGCCTGTCTCGGGGCGCCTTGACGCCTTCCAGTGGGTGGCACCGGCCGAGCAGATCGCCCACGGGCGCGTGCACAGCGACGCTGACGCGGTGCTTGCCGATGGCGATGAGCGGACAGTCCTTTTACCGGCTGCGCCGGATGACGAGCCGGTGAGCAAGGACGCGTTCCCTGCTCCTGCGACAGAGGCGTCCTCTCCTAGTCCCTCGACTCCTCCTGCAATAACTCCCGTCTCACCGGCTCCCGCGTCATCGGCCGAGCCGGCGCCGGTCGCGGCGGCCAGCGGTCTGTCACCGGAACCTGCCGCGCGGCCCGCTGGACAGGGCGGTGCTGCTGCGTCGCCGGAGCCGCCGCAGGCAGAACCAGCCGGCGAGGCTTCTCGCGTCATGAAACCGGAGAGTATGCCGCCTGAGGCCAAGCCGGCGCTAAAGGCGACCGCGGAGAAAGCGGAGATGTCCACGAAGCGCGTTTCCGGACCGGTGGTTTTTCCCGTTGCCCGTCCTCCGGACGATCCCGGCACGGAAGACGTGGCGCTCGATGACCCGCAGGCTGGCGAGCGTCATCCGTACATGGGCCGCCTTTGAATGAGGCGGCAAGTCTTTGCGCCATTTGTGTCTGACCTGCGACGGTCGAGCCTCTCTAGAGGGCGCTCGTCGACGCGCGCTGGTTAAATCGGACGGACGTGCAGAGTTTGGCAAAGAGGATCTTGCCAAAACGCCCCCAATGCGGATATGAGAGCGCCAGCCAAGAGTGACTGTCGATGCCGCGGTAGCTCAGCTGGTAGAGCATCGCATTCGTAATGCGAGGGTCGGGGGTTCGAATCCCTTCCGCGGCACCACTCCTCCATCCAACACAGTCCGGTTTAGTACTGAATCCGTTGAGAACAATGGGTTTGTGTCGGCGTGCCGGATGTGTCCCGCTAAGTGTGTTGGTTTCCAACGTGAAATCGTTGGTATTTTAAGTGGTAGTTTCAAAAGCCACTTGGCTGCGATACCAACCACCACCACGCGGCACTCATCTATCACGCGACCATCGCTGTCTAGGGCGCATGGATTCGTCAGATCCAGCAACACATCCAAGGCTGCATAGAGATCAGTGATTTTCCTCCTTCGGCTGTTGTGCAAGCCGGTTGGGAAAGCGCCGGCGTCGTCGAAACCGAAGCGCCGACTACGCCATCCAAACTAGAAGGTCGGTGGGGTGTTCGCCCATAGAACTCGGGCGGGCGTCTCGCCGGGATTGTTGTAGGCGTGCGGCAATTCGGAATGGAAAAGGAAGGAGTCTCCCGCTGTCAGCCGATAGGTGCGACCGGCAACTTGCAGGTCAATCATACCTTCGAGGATGAAGCCCATTTCCTCGCCCACATGGCTGATGGCTTCGTGGCCACCGCCTTGCGGGGCGACGATGTGGATATTCACCTGTAACAGGGATTTCGGCCCCAGCGGAACAACCTGTTCGAGCAGGACGCCACTGGAATTGGCCCTCGCATTCATCTGGATGCGGGGGCGGCTTCCGCTTCTGACGATGAAGGCCGGCTCCTCGTCCGCCCGATCGGAATCGAAGAGGTGAGAAATATTGATGTCGAGAGCGGCGACGAGGCGATGCAATAGAGTGAGCGACGGCTGAACCTTGTCGCGTTCGAGCTTGGAAATGAAGCTCTCCGAGCAGTTGGTGATCTCAGATAGCTGCTTCATGCTCAGCCCCTTGATCTTGCGCGCGTGGCGAAGCCGCCCGCCGATATGTATCTGATCAACGTTCTCGACCACTTTCAGCAATCCTCGTTGGATATGGCGTGCATCGCCATCATGCGTTTATGCACAAGGCATGACTTTTAGTAAAGTAGCTTGACAAGAGGGAAATTCCTGGTTCTCTTTGTCAATATTGCCGGAGGGTACCGGTTTTCAACTGTCCGAGAAAGGGCGTCGAGTAAGCCCCGTGCGGGTGGAACGAAACCCGGCTTGTGTTCACCACTGCAATGATTTCCACGGCGAAGAAAGCGGCCGACACGCTGTGTTTTCAGGATCTTTTCCATCGCCCTGTAGGCAGGAGAGCCGCGTATGACGTTGAAGCTTATCGAGGCGGCACCGCAATGGCCGGGCGGCGCCCGCTGTGCTGTTTGCATCTCGTTCGACATGGACGGCGAAGCGCTTGTCCACCGGCGGTTCCCAGACGCTTCGCCAGATCAGGTCGCGCTTGCCGCACAATTGCGGTACGAGCCGACCATTGCAGTGCCAAGATTGCTCCGTCTCTTTGCGGCGCACGGAATCCGGCAAACCTTCTTCATTCCTGGCTGGTGCATCGACCACTATCCGACGACGATCGAGCAGATTCTAACGGGTGGACACGAGATCGCCCATCACGGCTACGCACATGCCCGGCCGAACGTGCAGACGCCGGAAGCGGAGCGTGAGAGCCTTCAAGCGGGGATCGAAGCCATCGAGCGCGTAACCGGCTCCAGGCCCTTGGGCTATCGCGCGCCG
This portion of the Chelatococcus sp. YT9 genome encodes:
- the hemC gene encoding hydroxymethylbilane synthase produces the protein MVIGTRASPLALAQAEETRARLVAAAGLAPEALPLLPLTTTGDKIQDRALSEAGGKGLFTKELDAALFAGSADLTVHSAKDLPTELPEGLVIAGYLPREDVRDVFISRRADSLMSLPVGAVVGSASLRRQAQILRARPDLKVTLLRGNVATRLARLDEGRVDATLLALAGLKRLGKVDVATAILDTDDFLPAVGQGAIALVARAGDAAVLAAAATIADHDTGVALTAERAFLKVLDGSCRTPIAGHATVDGGRLRFRGLLLAPDGSRFVAVAREGDIREAAALGEEAGRAVIAEAGPDLLRG
- a CDS encoding heme biosynthesis HemY N-terminal domain-containing protein, producing MIRVLAFLALLALVALGASWLADRPGEVAVIWQGYRIETSVAVLLAAVLALAFLLVCLWSLLHLVLRLPSVMSFASRARRRNRGYVAVSRGMVAVGAGDPLAARRHASDAERWLGREPLTLLLKAQAAQISGDRTGAEATFTDMLDDAETRVLGLRGLFVEARRKGDAVAARAYVTKAVELAPGVAWASEAMLEFQSAERDWRGALAKLEQRVALRTIDKGTAKRQRAVLLTADALDRADKEPEAALAAAQAAVKLAPDLVPASALAGRLLAASGKLRKAAKVLEASWKIDPHPDIAAAYLDIRHGDSTHDRLARAETLAKLKPRHPESTLAVAEAAIAAHEYARAKQALAPLLAERPTVRACLLMADIEEAEHGASAALRQWLGKAARAPRDATWMADGVTSDHWEPVSPVSGRLDAFQWVAPAEQIAHGRVHSDADAVLADGDERTVLLPAAPDDEPVSKDAFPAPATEASSPSPSTPPAITPVSPAPASSAEPAPVAAASGLSPEPAARPAGQGGAAASPEPPQAEPAGEASRVMKPESMPPEAKPALKATAEKAEMSTKRVSGPVVFPVARPPDDPGTEDVALDDPQAGERHPYMGRL
- a CDS encoding cupin domain-containing protein, whose protein sequence is MVENVDQIHIGGRLRHARKIKGLSMKQLSEITNCSESFISKLERDKVQPSLTLLHRLVAALDINISHLFDSDRADEEPAFIVRSGSRPRIQMNARANSSGVLLEQVVPLGPKSLLQVNIHIVAPQGGGHEAISHVGEEMGFILEGMIDLQVAGRTYRLTAGDSFLFHSELPHAYNNPGETPARVLWANTPPTF
- a CDS encoding uroporphyrinogen-III synthase, which codes for MRILVFRPQAAAERTAARLSLLGHEAVLTPATRIVPVDTPRPEGPFAAIVVGSANSFVIAADDMIRAVPVIAVGERTAEVARARGFTDVESADGDRIAMAALARRRFPAGGRALVLQGRDHKADTMALLADAGLTPVSWIVYAAAAVEALTSEAEEALHREQIDAVLHYSRRSAEVALSLVDRAHLGRPFFAARQVCLSPDVAEPLRRAGAQQIVVAVAPREEALLAALSEA